The Brasilonema sennae CENA114 genome includes a region encoding these proteins:
- a CDS encoding gamma-glutamyl-gamma-aminobutyrate hydrolase family protein, which produces MSQESKPPQIGITTYGRQQATAVSPLNAYSNAVQAAGGVPVLLPATEVEPQKLLEPLDGLILSGGGDIDPVFYNGSFHPKIYSVDSHRDVFELQIARFALDNHIPVLGICRGLQILIVVSGGTLIPHIPDKYGTSVLHRQEPEPGLWQSTEHIIKINPNSRLAKLIQKTQISVVSFHHQAARKIPPGWHTVAYALKDGVIEAIEHEHHPWAIGVQWHPELSPNDPNHQRIFQGFVRATLSRKNLKIRGVRALSSPTPLHTPDTYGGKPSSSTGSPIPLHP; this is translated from the coding sequence ATGAGTCAAGAATCCAAACCCCCACAGATTGGTATCACAACCTATGGTCGTCAGCAAGCAACTGCTGTGTCCCCACTCAATGCTTACTCAAATGCTGTACAAGCCGCAGGTGGTGTGCCAGTTTTATTGCCAGCAACAGAGGTTGAACCACAAAAACTCCTTGAGCCTCTTGATGGTCTTATTCTTTCTGGTGGTGGAGATATTGATCCAGTTTTTTACAATGGCTCGTTTCATCCTAAGATTTATTCGGTGGATTCACACAGAGATGTTTTTGAACTCCAGATAGCACGCTTTGCTCTAGATAACCACATACCAGTGTTAGGCATTTGCAGAGGATTGCAAATCTTGATTGTAGTATCTGGTGGTACTCTCATTCCTCATATACCAGATAAGTACGGTACATCCGTCTTGCATAGACAAGAACCAGAACCAGGACTGTGGCAATCTACAGAGCATATAATCAAAATCAATCCAAATAGCCGTCTGGCAAAGTTGATTCAAAAAACTCAAATATCTGTAGTTTCATTTCATCACCAAGCTGCACGTAAAATCCCACCTGGTTGGCATACTGTTGCATATGCATTGAAAGATGGAGTGATTGAAGCAATAGAACATGAACATCATCCTTGGGCAATAGGTGTTCAATGGCATCCAGAACTTTCTCCAAATGATCCCAATCATCAGCGAATTTTTCAGGGTTTTGTGCGAGCAACACTTTCTCGGAAGAATCTTAAAATTAGGGGTGTAAGGGCACTGTCCTCCCCTACACCCCTACACACGCCAGATACCTACGGAGGGAAACCCTCATCAAGTACTGGCTCCCCTATACCCCTACACCCTTAG
- a CDS encoding FG-GAP repeat domain-containing protein: MLESQNTLNSSSLGATKSTALNIQATNNFEKDGLNTSSLSGSSQSILDADQESYDTAINLPQIANPNPNPIFTSAAIFPDFDGNGKKDKLWRNPQTGETAIWLMDGTNVASQGALKTMSSDWDSKFADFNGDGKTDIIWRNIKTGDNTIWLMDGTNITSEAAVANVPTDWTFSTGEFNGDGKTDLGWHNTKTGENAVWLMDGTQVLASSALEAVNPNWAGTIGDFNGDGKTDTLWRDQTTGENTLWITNGTTVTKTALPTLGTDWQASLADFNGDGKTDILWRNDKTGENSTWLMDGSNVVSQTALPTQSAGWTSSVGDFDGNGKTDLLWYNQQTGESKTWIMDGANVTSDTALPTQSPAWRPSISDVDGDGKTDIFWRNYETGENKVWQMNGSTPTESALPTIDKAWQTA; encoded by the coding sequence ATGTTGGAATCTCAAAATACCTTAAACTCTTCAAGCTTAGGAGCGACAAAATCTACGGCGTTAAATATTCAAGCCACAAATAATTTTGAGAAAGATGGTTTAAATACTTCGAGCCTGAGTGGCTCTTCACAATCTATATTAGATGCAGATCAAGAGTCTTATGATACAGCAATAAACCTTCCGCAGATTGCTAATCCTAATCCTAATCCCATATTTACAAGCGCAGCAATTTTTCCTGATTTTGATGGTAATGGAAAGAAGGACAAGCTTTGGCGTAACCCTCAAACTGGTGAAACCGCTATCTGGCTGATGGATGGTACAAATGTTGCCTCTCAGGGTGCGTTGAAAACAATGAGTTCAGATTGGGACTCTAAATTTGCTGATTTCAACGGTGACGGCAAAACTGACATCATCTGGCGCAATATCAAAACGGGTGATAACACCATTTGGCTGATGGATGGCACAAATATTACCTCTGAGGCAGCTGTGGCGAATGTCCCTACAGACTGGACTTTCAGTACTGGTGAGTTCAATGGTGACGGCAAAACCGACCTCGGATGGCACAATACAAAAACGGGTGAAAATGCTGTATGGCTGATGGATGGAACACAGGTTCTGGCTTCGTCTGCTTTGGAGGCGGTTAATCCAAACTGGGCAGGCACTATTGGTGATTTCAACGGTGATGGTAAAACTGACACCTTATGGCGTGATCAAACAACAGGTGAAAACACTCTTTGGATAACTAATGGTACCACCGTTACTAAAACTGCATTGCCAACGCTTGGTACAGATTGGCAGGCTAGTCTTGCAGATTTCAATGGTGATGGCAAAACCGACATCCTCTGGCGTAATGATAAAACAGGTGAGAACTCTACCTGGCTGATGGATGGCTCAAACGTTGTTTCTCAGACTGCCTTGCCGACACAAAGTGCAGGTTGGACATCCAGTGTTGGTGATTTCGATGGTAATGGTAAGACAGATCTGCTTTGGTATAATCAGCAGACAGGTGAGAGCAAGACTTGGATCATGGATGGTGCAAATGTTACCAGTGACACTGCTTTACCGACACAAAGTCCAGCTTGGAGACCAAGTATTAGCGATGTTGATGGTGACGGTAAGACTGATATCTTCTGGCGCAATTACGAAACAGGTGAGAACAAGGTTTGGCAGATGAATGGTTCTACCCCCACTGAATCTGCTCTGCCGACAATTGACAAAGCGTGGCAGACTGCCTAA
- a CDS encoding D-alanine--D-alanine ligase family protein: MTKLRVGLLFGGRSGEHEVSISSARAIARALTTEQNTGKYEILPFYIHKDGRWLAGDVPQQVLESGTPLQLPSTPNDQLSVAKNQVLGRWQSPSQVAEVDVWFPILHGPNGEDGTIQGLLTLMQVPFVGSGVLGSAVGMDKIAMKTAFAQAGLPQVKYKALNRAQIWSNPCVFPKLCDEIEATLGYPCFVKPANLGSSVGIAKVRTRPELEAALDNAASYDRRIIVEAGVVVRELECAVLGNDSPKASVIGEITYASDYYDYDTKYTEGKAGLLIPAPVPEAVTRQIQEMAMRAFIAVDAAGLARVDFFYVEATGEVFINEINTLPGFTATSMYPLLWAHSGVSFPQLVDRLIQLALERHSGSSTTQEEN; this comes from the coding sequence ATGACAAAGCTGCGGGTGGGATTGCTTTTTGGTGGTCGTTCGGGAGAACATGAAGTTTCTATAAGTTCAGCACGGGCGATCGCCAGAGCCTTGACGACAGAGCAAAATACTGGTAAATACGAAATCTTACCTTTCTACATCCACAAAGATGGACGTTGGCTAGCAGGGGATGTGCCGCAACAAGTTTTGGAATCCGGAACACCGCTGCAATTGCCAAGTACACCTAATGATCAATTATCAGTTGCCAAAAATCAAGTTCTGGGCCGTTGGCAATCTCCTTCCCAAGTTGCAGAAGTAGACGTTTGGTTTCCCATTCTCCACGGTCCCAACGGTGAAGATGGCACAATACAAGGGTTACTCACCTTAATGCAGGTTCCCTTTGTTGGTTCTGGAGTGTTGGGTTCGGCGGTGGGAATGGATAAAATTGCCATGAAAACAGCCTTTGCCCAAGCGGGATTGCCACAGGTAAAATACAAAGCGTTAAATCGAGCGCAAATTTGGTCGAATCCTTGTGTTTTCCCCAAACTGTGTGATGAGATTGAGGCGACTTTGGGTTATCCGTGCTTTGTCAAACCTGCTAATTTAGGTTCATCGGTCGGTATTGCCAAAGTGCGAACAAGACCAGAATTAGAAGCAGCATTAGATAACGCCGCCAGCTACGACCGAAGGATAATTGTTGAAGCTGGAGTTGTCGTACGAGAATTAGAGTGTGCGGTTTTAGGAAATGATAGTCCGAAAGCTTCAGTTATTGGTGAAATTACTTACGCAAGCGATTATTACGATTACGATACTAAATACACAGAAGGAAAAGCAGGTTTACTGATTCCAGCACCTGTACCGGAAGCTGTCACTCGTCAAATTCAGGAAATGGCAATGCGCGCATTTATTGCTGTTGACGCTGCTGGATTGGCAAGGGTAGATTTTTTCTACGTCGAAGCTACAGGAGAAGTTTTCATTAACGAAATCAACACATTACCAGGCTTTACAGCAACAAGTATGTACCCTTTACTTTGGGCGCATAGCGGTGTTTCTTTCCCCCAATTAGTTGATAGATTAATCCAACTGGCTCTCGAAAGACATTCTGGTTCCTCAACAACGCAAGAGGAAAACTGA
- the miaB gene encoding tRNA (N6-isopentenyl adenosine(37)-C2)-methylthiotransferase MiaB, whose protein sequence is MTTSSRRYHITTFGCQMNKADSERMAGILEDMGFEWSEDPNQADLILYNTCTIRDNAEHKVYSYLGRQAKRKHEQPDLTIVVSGCVAQQEGEALLRRVPELDLVMGPQHTNRLQDLLQQVFDGNQVVATEPVHIMEDITKPRRDSTVTAWVNVIYGCNERCTYCVVPNVRGVEQSRTPEAIRAEIEEIGRLGYKEVTLLGQNIDAYGRDLPGVTPEGRHLHTLTDLLYYVHDVPGIERIRFATSHPRYFTERLIKACAELPKVCEHFHIPFQSGDNEVLKRMSRGYTHEKYRRIIDTIRRYMPDASISADAIVGFPGETEQQFENTLKLVDDIGFDLLNTAAYSPRPGTPAAIWDEQLSEEIKSDRLQQLNHLVGIKAAERSQRYMGRTEEVLVEDQNTKDKTQVMGRIRGNRLTFFTGDINKLKGKLVQVKITEVRAFSLTGEEIPVLVC, encoded by the coding sequence ATGACCACTTCATCCCGTCGCTATCACATCACCACCTTCGGTTGCCAAATGAACAAAGCCGACTCAGAACGTATGGCTGGCATCCTAGAAGACATGGGCTTTGAGTGGTCAGAAGACCCGAATCAAGCAGATTTAATTCTCTACAACACCTGTACAATTAGAGATAATGCCGAGCATAAAGTATATTCTTATCTTGGTAGACAAGCAAAGCGTAAGCATGAGCAACCAGACTTAACTATCGTTGTTTCAGGTTGCGTTGCGCAGCAGGAAGGCGAAGCACTGTTACGGCGTGTGCCAGAGTTAGACTTGGTGATGGGACCGCAACACACTAACCGTCTGCAAGATTTGCTACAACAAGTTTTTGACGGTAACCAAGTTGTCGCAACTGAACCCGTTCATATTATGGAAGATATCACCAAGCCGCGACGAGATAGCACCGTAACTGCTTGGGTAAATGTGATTTACGGCTGTAACGAACGCTGCACTTACTGTGTGGTTCCCAATGTACGCGGTGTTGAGCAATCCCGTACACCCGAAGCAATTCGCGCGGAAATTGAAGAAATCGGGCGGCTTGGTTATAAAGAAGTAACCTTACTCGGTCAAAATATTGATGCTTATGGGCGAGATTTGCCGGGAGTCACGCCGGAAGGTCGCCATTTGCACACTTTGACAGATTTACTTTACTATGTCCATGATGTGCCAGGAATTGAGCGGATTCGGTTTGCCACTTCTCATCCCCGTTATTTCACCGAACGCCTGATCAAAGCTTGCGCGGAATTACCCAAGGTGTGCGAACACTTCCACATTCCCTTCCAATCTGGAGATAACGAAGTTCTAAAGCGCATGAGTCGGGGTTACACTCATGAGAAATATCGCCGGATAATCGATACAATTCGGCGGTATATGCCAGATGCGTCGATTAGTGCTGATGCAATTGTCGGTTTTCCGGGTGAGACAGAACAACAGTTTGAAAATACTCTCAAATTGGTAGATGATATTGGTTTTGACTTGTTGAATACAGCAGCGTATTCTCCACGTCCAGGAACACCAGCCGCAATTTGGGATGAGCAATTGAGTGAAGAGATTAAGAGCGATCGCCTACAACAACTCAATCATCTTGTTGGTATCAAAGCAGCCGAGCGATCGCAACGTTACATGGGACGCACTGAAGAAGTCCTAGTCGAAGATCAAAACACCAAAGACAAAACCCAAGTTATGGGGCGTATCCGTGGAAACCGTCTCACGTTTTTCACTGGTGATATCAATAAACTTAAGGGCAAGTTGGTTCAAGTAAAAATTACCGAAGTTCGTGCTTTTAGCTTAACAGGTGAGGAGATTCCGGTTTTGGTTTGCTAG
- a CDS encoding SDR family oxidoreductase, translating into MVRCVLDETANRYMFNLVVLLIRINAVNPGIINTDMMARITEENGDAETASQQLTTMIPMERMGKPEEETFKSVKR; encoded by the coding sequence GTGGTTAGGTGTGTATTGGACGAAACTGCGAACCGCTATATGTTTAATTTGGTGGTTCTACTTATCCGCATTAATGCTGTCAACCCTGGCATCATCAATACAGATATGATGGCCCGTATCACAGAGGAAAACGGTGATGCTGAAACTGCAAGTCAACAATTGACAACAATGATTCCAATGGAACGAATGGGGAAACCTGAAGAAGAGACTTTTAAGTCTGTTAAGCGTTAA
- a CDS encoding CHAT domain-containing protein: MKKLVLLKFDGKINSEFHVTLEIANDGETPHRIITGKLPGNNTITQLLNTWHDTYRSRYGQLRIKNQKSKNVNIEALNEECKLKSQQLLDSFNAWLQSSAFTPIRSCLEQLEPESEIRVIICTDCQELRKLPWHLWDVLTKYQGAEIALSSPQAERGNRTYREKIRILIILGDSRDINVDADKQELETYCGEAEIVLLKEPLREKLNQHLQDNIGWDILFFSGHSRTERTQGRIWLNSHDSLTMAELRDALQIAIERRLQVALFNSCDGLGIAYELEQLNIPQVIVMREPVPDKVAQEFLKFFLQHFTGGKSLYISVRNAREQLRSLEEKYPCASWLPVIVQNQTETPPTWQSLGIISFCPYQGLAAFGEANAEYFFGREKATLQLVSAVYNKPLVAVVGASGSGKSSLVFAGLIPQLRRDTVNSWLILSFRPLKNPFESLAKALVSAFNLEDDDRHLLEAKLELQLRKDTSTLQTTIERIQTLSPDSQRRLLLVGDQFEEIYTLCADASERKIFLDGLLQAVNNAPFFTLVLTLRADFFSKALDDYEPFGKALQDYQPELLVRMSREELEQAIALPATQLGFQLEQGLTNTIIQRFSDE, encoded by the coding sequence ATGAAAAAATTAGTGCTCCTCAAGTTTGATGGTAAGATTAATTCCGAATTTCATGTAACTTTAGAAATTGCTAATGACGGAGAAACACCTCATCGAATAATCACAGGTAAGTTACCTGGAAATAATACTATTACCCAATTGTTGAATACATGGCACGATACCTATCGCAGTCGGTATGGTCAATTAAGAATTAAAAATCAAAAGAGTAAAAACGTAAATATCGAAGCTCTTAATGAAGAATGTAAGCTGAAATCACAACAATTACTTGATAGTTTTAACGCCTGGTTACAATCATCAGCTTTTACTCCTATCAGAAGTTGTCTAGAACAATTAGAGCCAGAATCTGAAATCAGGGTGATTATTTGCACTGATTGCCAAGAATTGCGTAAACTTCCCTGGCATTTGTGGGATGTATTAACTAAATATCAAGGCGCGGAAATTGCTTTAAGTTCGCCACAAGCTGAACGTGGAAACCGGACTTACAGAGAAAAGATTAGAATTTTGATTATTCTGGGTGACAGCAGGGACATTAATGTTGATGCTGATAAGCAAGAGCTTGAAACATATTGCGGTGAGGCGGAAATTGTCTTACTCAAAGAACCATTAAGAGAGAAATTAAATCAGCATCTGCAAGATAATATCGGTTGGGATATTCTGTTTTTTTCTGGACATTCTCGAACTGAGCGTACACAAGGACGAATTTGGCTGAACAGTCATGATAGTTTGACAATGGCTGAATTGAGGGATGCTTTGCAAATAGCTATAGAAAGACGATTGCAAGTAGCGTTGTTCAATTCTTGTGATGGTTTGGGTATTGCTTATGAATTAGAACAACTGAATATTCCCCAAGTGATTGTCATGCGGGAACCTGTACCTGATAAAGTAGCGCAGGAGTTTTTGAAGTTTTTTCTCCAACACTTTACAGGTGGTAAGTCTCTGTATATTTCTGTGAGAAATGCGCGAGAACAATTACGCTCACTTGAGGAAAAATATCCTTGTGCAAGTTGGTTGCCTGTTATTGTTCAAAATCAGACGGAAACTCCACCGACTTGGCAAAGTTTGGGCATAATTTCTTTTTGTCCCTACCAAGGATTAGCGGCTTTTGGGGAAGCGAACGCTGAGTATTTTTTTGGTAGAGAGAAGGCGACTTTGCAGCTTGTATCTGCAGTTTACAACAAGCCGTTAGTTGCTGTGGTTGGTGCTTCTGGAAGCGGGAAGTCATCGCTGGTGTTTGCTGGTTTAATTCCTCAGTTGCGTCGGGATACTGTTAATAGTTGGCTGATTCTCTCGTTTCGTCCTTTGAAAAATCCTTTTGAGTCGTTAGCCAAGGCGTTGGTGTCGGCGTTTAACTTGGAGGATGACGATCGCCACTTACTCGAAGCTAAACTAGAACTCCAACTGCGAAAAGATACGTCAACTCTGCAAACAACTATCGAACGCATCCAAACTTTATCTCCCGACTCCCAGCGCCGACTGTTGCTTGTTGGCGATCAATTTGAGGAAATTTATACTCTTTGCGCGGATGCATCGGAACGCAAAATCTTTTTAGATGGATTGCTGCAAGCGGTGAACAATGCACCGTTTTTTACTCTGGTGCTTACCTTGCGAGCGGACTTTTTTAGCAAGGCGCTTGATGATTACGAACCTTTTGGCAAAGCGTTGCAGGATTATCAACCGGAACTACTTGTGCGGATGAGTCGGGAGGAGTTGGAACAAGCGATCGCACTCCCCGCAACTCAGTTAGGCTTTCAGCTAGAACAAGGTTTAACCAACACAATAATACAGCGGTTTTCAGATGAATAG
- a CDS encoding FG-GAP repeat domain-containing protein, with protein sequence MFASETLDSSRSTSALQSLPISDSFINTDGLNSVIGIGRSSLPSLLEDSIQPVDAVTTKTNSNPNRLFSSTGIVADFNGDGKTDRFWRNSQTGETAVWLMDGSKPTAGSLPKLDSSWDFAYADFNRDGKTDIFWHNNQTGENSIWLMDGTKIASAVNLEKVDPSWTASIADFNGDGRSDIFWHNQATGENATWLMDGTTVTTAAFLPKTDSQLSYSIVDFDGNGKSDIFWRDQTTGENAIWFVNGTDTSEYSLSKVDPSWNYSLGDFNGDGKTDLLWHNNQTDENAVWLMNGIFVSSGSLDKKDSSWKSSIGDFNGDGNSDILWHNAQTGENTAWLMDGTSVETAAFLPATDPAWQPSIGDYNGDGKSDVFWRRYDTGENNIWQMNGTTVSGSSTDTVPVEWSVF encoded by the coding sequence ATGTTTGCATCTGAGACCTTGGACTCTTCTAGAAGTACTAGTGCACTCCAATCTCTCCCAATCTCCGATAGTTTTATAAACACGGATGGTTTGAATTCTGTTATAGGCATTGGACGCTCTTCTTTGCCATCACTGCTAGAAGATTCGATACAGCCTGTAGATGCTGTCACTACAAAAACAAATTCCAATCCTAATCGTTTGTTCAGTAGTACGGGAATTGTTGCCGATTTTAACGGTGATGGCAAAACGGACAGATTCTGGCGCAATTCTCAAACAGGTGAAACTGCTGTTTGGCTTATGGATGGCTCAAAGCCGACAGCCGGATCCTTACCGAAGCTAGACTCATCTTGGGACTTTGCTTATGCCGATTTCAACCGTGATGGCAAAACTGACATCTTTTGGCACAATAATCAAACGGGTGAAAACTCCATTTGGCTGATGGATGGCACAAAAATAGCTTCTGCGGTTAATTTGGAGAAAGTCGATCCATCGTGGACTGCTAGCATTGCTGATTTTAATGGCGATGGTAGAAGCGATATTTTCTGGCACAATCAGGCAACGGGTGAAAATGCTACTTGGTTAATGGATGGCACAACAGTAACCACTGCAGCTTTTTTGCCCAAAACTGATTCACAATTGTCTTACAGTATTGTTGATTTCGATGGTAATGGCAAAAGCGACATCTTTTGGCGTGATCAAACAACGGGAGAGAATGCTATTTGGTTTGTAAATGGTACCGACACATCAGAGTATTCTCTATCGAAAGTAGATCCGTCTTGGAATTATAGCCTTGGCGATTTTAACGGCGATGGTAAAACCGACTTGCTCTGGCACAATAATCAAACGGATGAAAATGCTGTTTGGCTGATGAATGGTATTTTCGTCAGTTCAGGTTCTCTGGACAAGAAAGATTCTTCCTGGAAATCTAGTATTGGTGATTTCAACGGTGACGGCAACAGTGACATCTTGTGGCATAATGCTCAAACTGGTGAAAACACTGCTTGGTTGATGGATGGCACATCCGTTGAGACTGCAGCTTTTCTGCCCGCAACTGATCCAGCTTGGCAACCCAGCATTGGCGATTACAATGGTGATGGCAAGAGTGACGTCTTCTGGCGTAGATACGACACTGGTGAGAATAATATTTGGCAAATGAATGGTACAACAGTTTCTGGATCTTCTACAGATACTGTTCCTGTTGAGTGGTCTGTTTTCTAG
- a CDS encoding transposase: MDGLIASMSISGSVNTDVFLTYVQEVLVPQLWVGAFVIMDNLSLHHAPVIQDAIESVGAKVVFLPPYSPDLSPIELCWSKIKQCLRSFKARTKEALNQVLNQIVTEQISSDDAWGWFAHCGLFI; encoded by the coding sequence ATGGACGGACTAATTGCTAGTATGAGTATTTCTGGTAGTGTCAACACAGACGTGTTTTTGACCTACGTTCAGGAGGTTCTTGTACCCCAGTTGTGGGTGGGAGCATTCGTCATCATGGATAATTTATCGCTGCATCACGCTCCGGTAATTCAAGATGCTATTGAATCAGTTGGCGCAAAAGTAGTCTTTTTACCTCCTTATTCACCTGATTTGTCTCCCATCGAATTGTGTTGGTCAAAAATCAAGCAATGTTTGCGGTCTTTCAAAGCTCGAACCAAAGAAGCGCTTAATCAAGTATTAAACCAAATTGTTACTGAGCAAATCTCATCTGATGATGCTTGGGGCTGGTTCGCTCACTGTGGTCTATTCATCTGA
- a CDS encoding DUF1822 family protein, with product MLAVYAVDYYLRCMGFETNQEEEDNYNPWMQSLIDVADLKVKNIGKLECRPVLSNAEYLEIPPEVRTDRIGYVAVQLSESLKSATILGFTTQAVAKIPLSQLQSVDDLLDYLTDKEQAATVSLHQWIKGVVTEGWQTIDEILHPQQIEWMGCRSFSITRGKKIDLGLELNGLSVALIVTIAAENQSAIKNQDEVNILIQVSLPKDEYIPGANVYISEGLKVAVIDDKGEEVLDTTSRQNDNWIEVEFSAQFGEKFSIDVILGESKVRQEFVV from the coding sequence ATTTTAGCTGTATATGCAGTCGATTATTATCTTCGCTGTATGGGTTTTGAAACCAATCAAGAAGAAGAGGATAATTACAATCCTTGGATGCAGAGTTTAATAGATGTGGCAGATTTGAAAGTCAAAAATATTGGAAAATTAGAGTGTCGTCCTGTTTTATCAAATGCAGAATATTTGGAGATTCCACCAGAGGTTAGAACAGATAGAATTGGCTATGTAGCTGTGCAGTTGAGCGAATCTTTAAAATCAGCGACGATTCTAGGTTTTACAACTCAAGCTGTAGCTAAAATTCCTCTTAGCCAGTTGCAATCTGTAGACGATTTACTCGATTATTTAACAGATAAAGAACAAGCAGCAACAGTTAGTCTTCACCAATGGATCAAAGGAGTTGTTACAGAAGGCTGGCAAACAATTGATGAAATTTTACATCCTCAACAAATTGAATGGATGGGGTGTAGAAGTTTCAGTATCACACGCGGGAAAAAAATTGATTTGGGCTTGGAGTTAAATGGCTTATCTGTTGCTTTGATTGTGACGATCGCAGCGGAAAATCAGTCAGCAATAAAAAATCAAGATGAAGTTAACATTTTGATACAAGTGTCTCTCCCCAAAGATGAGTATATACCTGGGGCAAATGTGTATATATCTGAAGGATTAAAAGTGGCTGTGATTGACGATAAGGGAGAGGAAGTTTTAGATACGACTTCTCGGCAGAATGATAATTGGATTGAAGTCGAGTTTAGCGCCCAATTTGGGGAGAAATTTAGTATTGATGTCATTTTAGGAGAGTCAAAAGTAAGACAAGAGTTCGTTGTGTGA
- a CDS encoding UDP-N-acetylmuramoyl-L-alanyl-D-glutamate--2,6-diaminopimelate ligase, producing the protein MKLRELLATVDDVVQLPQHPAMDAEIKNLKTNSHACVAGDLFIGMPGTRVDGGDFWQSAIASGAVAAIISPQAAQKHPPTPSACVVTADDMTKTCAQLAATFHDYPGQKLKLVGVTGTNGKTTITHLIEYFLHQANLPTALMGTLYTRWHGFVQTAAYTTPFAVELQQQLATAFDAGNEYGVMEVSSHALAQGRILGCQFEVGVFSNLTQDHLDFHLNMEDYFAAKALLFSPQYLKGRAIINADDSYGKRLIASLKPEKVWSYSVNDSTADLWMSNLSYEPNGVSGTLHTPKGKVAFRSPLVGQYNLENLLAAVGAVLHLGLDLQLVASVIPEFPGVPGRMERVQILPEQDISVIVDYAHTPDSLENLLKATRAFIPGKMICVFGCGGDRDRTKRPKMGKIAAELADVAVVTSDNPRTEDPQRILDDILEGIPETVKPIVMGDRATAIRTAILQAQPGDGVLLAGKGHEDYQILGTEKIHFDDREHAREALEERMKR; encoded by the coding sequence ATGAAACTGCGGGAGTTACTAGCGACTGTAGATGATGTTGTGCAGTTACCACAACATCCAGCAATGGATGCCGAAATCAAGAATTTAAAGACAAATTCCCATGCTTGCGTTGCGGGAGATTTGTTTATTGGGATGCCTGGAACACGAGTTGATGGTGGTGACTTTTGGCAAAGTGCGATCGCCTCTGGTGCTGTAGCTGCAATTATTTCTCCTCAAGCAGCACAGAAACATCCACCGACACCATCTGCTTGTGTTGTCACTGCTGATGACATGACAAAAACCTGTGCCCAATTAGCAGCCACCTTCCACGACTATCCTGGGCAAAAACTCAAACTTGTAGGTGTGACGGGCACAAATGGTAAAACCACAATCACCCACCTGATTGAGTATTTTCTGCATCAAGCAAATCTGCCAACAGCTTTAATGGGCACTCTCTACACTCGTTGGCATGGTTTTGTCCAAACTGCTGCTTATACAACACCGTTTGCAGTCGAACTGCAACAGCAGCTAGCGACTGCTTTTGATGCTGGGAATGAGTACGGAGTGATGGAAGTGAGTTCCCACGCTTTGGCGCAGGGTCGAATTTTGGGTTGTCAGTTCGAGGTCGGGGTGTTTAGCAATCTTACCCAAGACCATCTGGACTTTCACCTTAATATGGAAGATTATTTTGCAGCAAAAGCACTGCTGTTTAGTCCTCAATATCTTAAGGGACGCGCAATCATTAACGCTGATGACTCCTACGGCAAGCGGTTAATAGCATCCTTGAAGCCAGAGAAAGTGTGGAGTTATAGTGTCAATGATTCTACAGCTGATTTGTGGATGAGTAACCTGAGTTACGAACCAAATGGTGTCAGTGGTACATTACACACACCAAAAGGTAAGGTTGCTTTTCGTTCACCGCTTGTTGGTCAATATAACCTAGAAAATTTACTGGCAGCAGTAGGAGCCGTTTTACACTTGGGATTAGATTTACAGTTAGTCGCATCTGTGATACCTGAGTTTCCCGGAGTTCCGGGACGGATGGAAAGAGTACAAATTCTTCCGGAGCAAGATATCAGCGTTATTGTGGATTATGCCCACACACCAGATAGTTTGGAGAATTTGCTCAAAGCAACGCGAGCGTTTATTCCAGGGAAAATGATTTGCGTGTTTGGGTGTGGAGGCGATCGCGATCGCACCAAACGCCCGAAAATGGGTAAAATCGCAGCTGAATTAGCAGATGTCGCTGTGGTGACATCCGACAATCCCCGTACTGAAGACCCACAAAGGATTTTGGACGATATTTTAGAAGGAATTCCAGAAACAGTAAAGCCGATAGTGATGGGCGATCGCGCAACCGCCATTCGTACTGCCATATTGCAAGCACAACCCGGAGACGGCGTTTTACTTGCCGGAAAAGGTCACGAAGACTACCAAATTCTTGGAACAGAAAAAATCCATTTTGACGACCGAGAACACGCACGAGAAGCCTTAGAAGAAAGGATGAAAAGATAA